A part of Patagioenas fasciata isolate bPatFas1 chromosome 30, bPatFas1.hap1, whole genome shotgun sequence genomic DNA contains:
- the LOC139825907 gene encoding ral guanine nucleotide dissociation stimulator-like 1 isoform X1: protein MLPLLCRCPDTWVLSVTLPDTLPLMSWPQQRRVHPLHLVSSDKLFNWPYGRDSKTLFQNVVPHHCLGCIWSRRDKKENKQLAQSIRATISQFNAVTNCVLSTILESKELKTQPRAKILEKWIRIGRQCRILNNFSSLKAIVSALQSTSVYRLKKTWACVPKDTMLMFEELCEIFSDCDNFATSRELLLKVGMSLSCQVVISPKAELSPVPDQ, encoded by the exons atgctcccactgctgtgccggtgcccggacacctgggtcctctctgtcaCTCTGCCCGACACGTTGCCCCTCATGTCGTGGCCTCAGCAGAGGAG agtgcacccacttcaccttgtttcctctgacaagctgttcaactggccatatgggagagattctaag acactcttccagaacgttgtgccccaccactgcctgggctgcatctggtcccgaagggacaagaaagagaacaaacagctggcacagagcatcagagccaccatctcgcagttcaacgccgtcaccaactgcgtgctcagcaccatcctggagagcaaagaattaaagacacagccaagagcgaagatcttggagaagtggatccgtatcggacgt caatgtaggatcctgaacaacttttcgtctctgaaggccatcgtttccgccttgcagtccacctcggtttatcgcctgaagaagacctgggcctgcgttccaaa ggacacaatgctgatgttcgaagagctttgcgaaatcttctccgactgtgacaactttgcgacgagcagggagctgctgctgaaggtgggaatgagcttgagttgccaggttgtgatctcacccaaagccgagctcagccctgttcctgaccaatga
- the LOC139825907 gene encoding uncharacterized protein isoform X2, whose translation MVVKVHHGDAHTAQGQPLKNIKANTGLAAPQRKMKVAVLSVAVLFTILLCTLEDAQAFPGTLLEASGGSLLHEGLKLGRVKRAALPLSLRVDDVLQQKHQVPDLPDAEVLVHPSPPLLN comes from the exons atggttgtaaaagtacatcatggagatgctcacacagcccagggtcagccactgaagaatatcaaagcaaacacag gactcgctgcaccgcagaggaagatgaaggtcgcagtgctcagcgtggccgtgctcttcaccatcctgctgtgcaccctggaggatgcgcag gcatttccaggaacattgctggaagcaagtggagggtccctcctgcat gagggactcaaactggggcgagtgaagagggctgcg ctccctctgtctctcagggtggatgatgttttgcagcagaaacaccaggttccagatcttccagatgctgaagtgctagtgcacccatctcctccattgctg aactga